The sequence below is a genomic window from Pirellulales bacterium.
TCGAAGCGGCCACGTATATGACGGCGGCCTTGATCGATTCCGCCCACGACGACTACATGCTCGAAACGGCGATCCTCAAAGTGTTCGCCACCGACACGCTGTGGCGAATCGTCAACGACACGATCCAAATCTTCGGTGGCAAGGCCTATTTCACCGATGAACCTTTCGAGCGCATGATGCGCGATGCGCGGATCAACTTGATCGGTGAAGGGGCCAACGACGTGTTGCGGGCTTTCGTCGCCGTGGTCGGTATGCGGGATGTGGGCCTGGAACTGCAAGGCATCTTGCATGCCATGAAGCGGCCGCTAAAAAACCTCGGCAAACTCGGCAGTTTTGCCGGCCGGCGATTGGAATCCTGGTTTCGACCGCCCGAAGTTCGGCTCCATCAGGCAGAACTCCAGCCCGACGCCGATCGTCTTGGCCGGCTTGTGTCGCTGTTCGCGACCAATGTCGAACGCCTGCTGCGGCGGTATCAGGAAGCGATCGTCGACCGCGAGTATCAACTTGGCCGAATCGGCGATTGCTTGATCGACCTGTATGTCGGCGCGTGTGTGCTGCGGCGATTGGAGTCGCTCTTGGCGCATGCCCACGACGGCGATGGCCAAGTGCGGAAGGATTTGATCACTGGCCGCTATTTCCTCCGCGCCGCCGAGCGCCGCATTCGCGCGAACCTCGCAGCGCTCTGGGACAACGACGACCGCGAAACCACCGAAGCAGCGGATCTGCTGCTCTAACAGTCCACCTTTGCAACACTAACCCGAAGCGTTAGCGAGGAAGCGCCGCAACGGCGGCATCGTCTCGCTGCAGGCCGCAAGCGGCATGCAGATTGGATGATTGCGTTCGTGAAGGCGACCCGCAACGGAGCGCTTCCTCGCTTACGCTTCGGGCTAGTGTTGGGGGCGGATTGTGGGATGGTCAAGGCCCGACGATTTGGCGCCTCACTATCGACCCACGATCCCAAACCTTTGCAACACTAACCCGAAGCGTTAGCGAGGAAGCGCCGCAACGGCGGCATCGTCTCGATGCAGGCGGCAAGCGGCGGATGATTGCGTTCGTGAAGGCGACTCGCAACGGAGCGCTTCCTCGCTTACGCTTCGGGCTAGTGTCGCGGCTGGATTTTGGGGTGGTCAAAGCGATTCGGCCGACTGTGAAGGAGGGCGTCGAAGGATCGCATCGGAGGTCGGAATCGCGTGCCTCGCCAACGCTTCGGGCTACATTTACAAACGGCTGCTCTCGATGTATGCTCGTCGCTGATTGCTCGTGTCTTTGGGGGGGTGTTGCGGGGATTGCCAGGAGGTTTTGAGGCCGGCATTTCGCTCGGCGGGGAGCAACTTTTTATGACGCATTCGCAACTCTCGTTGCACATTTTATTGCAGAGAAGGTTCGCGGGTCTGGCGGCGGCTGCACTGGTTGCCGCATGCCTGTGTACCGCCGGAATCGCTCGGGCAGAGAATGGGAAACCGGCTGGAGCCGCTGGCCCGGCGCCGGTTGCCGCCGCGCCTTCGGCCGGGGATGTTCCGCAACTTGTGCGACAGCTTGATAGCGATCAATTTGCAAAGCGCGACTATTCCGCGCAACGGCTGTTTCAAATCGGTCGTGCGGCCATCGGTCCCCTGGCCGATGCGGCACACGGGCATAGTTTGGAACAAACCGCGGCGGCGGTCGATCTGCTTGCGAGATTCCTGCAATCCGGAGATTCGGAGTCAAAGAAAGCCGCCAAAACCGCGTTGGAACAACTTGCGCAGGGGGATTGCGATGCGGCCGCGAGCAGGGCGGCCGACGCATTGCGGCCGCCGGCCGAAGCGACGCCGCCAATCTACGGCTCGCCCCTAATGCAGATCCGCCGCAACGTCAACGCGATTCGTATTCAACAGCTACAGCTTCGTGCTGCTCGCGTGGCGGCTGCCAGGGCGGCGATGCCCGCGATTAGAATCGCGCCGGCCCAAACGGCGAACCCGCCGGCGAATCCGCCCGCGACTGTAAAGCCCGCGAAATAGCCCTGTTCAGAGGGCTTTTACGGGCCATGCAGCCGAGTTCCGCTGCCGATCAGATAGCCGGCCGCGAGCGCCAGCAGCCCGACGATCGCCAAGAGCACCGCTTGAAAATACACGACGCGCCGCGAAATGACGATCCGCTCGCCGTCGTCGAGCGGAAGGTCGGCGGCCGGCGCACGTTTGCGGGCCGTATGCGGCGCGGCGATGGCGCCGCGAGGCCGGTCGTAGTTCGCAACGTCGCCCAAAACATCGAATCCGACCGCATCGGCGGGGCCTGCGTCGGCAGGCGCGGCTTCCGTTGAAGCCGAATTTGCGACATCTTGGTCCGCGGCGGCAAAATCAGGCGGCGCGATATCGGCGGCCGGGGCCGCGAACGCTTCGCCCGTCGGCGATTCTTCCGGGCTCGGAACGAGAATCGTTGCCCCGCATTTCGGGCAATTCACCTGGGCGCCCACCTTGCGCGGCGCTATGCCCAAAAGCTGATGGCAAGCCGGACAAAGAAATCGCACTAGCATTACGAGAATCTGACGCGGGGTGGGCGGTCGCGGGAAGGTGGATCGTGTTCAGTTCGAACTTGCCGAATCCTTCCATCGTAACTCGCCCCTCCACGGAAACCTATTCAATGTCGTCTGGAGGCTGTCCGGGACCGCCAAGCGACAGAATTGCCTGCACGACCACCAGCCCGATCAAGTCGGCGACCCACAGCACGAAAAGCCCCAAACCGATCCGGTTTACGACTTCCGAGCCTTGCAGATCGCCCATTCCAATCAAAAGCCGCCCTACGGCCATCAAAACGCACAGCAAAATCGGCAGCCCAAGGGCCCCGACCAGCAACGTCAGAGTGAATCGCTGTGCTGCCATCAAACCTCCCTCAGTTTACCCAGGCCCTGCATTTTGCGGACCTGATGGTAGGCTGTCAATGGCCGGAAAATCACTCGCGGCAGCGGGTGGCGGTGGCAAACGCAGCTCTGCCAGTGCCGGCCAGCGAGTTGACGTTAACCCCGAATTACTCATCGAGCCAGGAATTCGCGACACGCCGCGAAATAGTAGCCCGAAGCGTTAGCGAGGGTAAGCCACGGTGGCTCCCTCGCTTCCGCTTCGCGCCGAGTGTGGCGCGATGCATAATCCAGGTTAAGGTTCGGATGCTTGTGGCGCGAAAACACTTTGCAAACGGCGGCGTTCGAGAGCGGGTCGTCGAGTCTTGCGGCGCTCCCACTGGCCGACTGCGCTGGCCAGTGGCCCACACGGTCGCAACGTCGGCGATCGTTGCTGGCCGAGCATTCGCCGCATGCTCTTGCCTATGCGGCCGCGTCCAATCGCAAAATTTTCCACCCGATGACGATCAGCCCGGCGCCAAACAGCGTGAGCACGCCGCAACATTCACCGACGATCCATAAATTCGGCCCGGCGGGGTTGGCCAGCAGTTGCCGATAGGCGTCGAGTGCCCAAGCTTGCGGCGTAAACAGGCTGATCCGCTGCATCGCGGCCGGCATGAGCTCGCGATCGCCCAAGAGCGAGCCGCTGGCGCCGGCCAGCGCCAAAACCACGAGCGTTCCATAGATGGCCACCTGCGATTCGGTTCGCGAAAGTGCAGCGACCACCAGCGCGAGTCCCATTGCCGATAGAGAAGTCGTCAGCACCACCGGGACGAGCCACAGCGGCTGGTCGCCCCAACTCATCGCGAACGCCAATTTTCCGGCGACGAGCAGAAAGACTCCCTGCAACACGGACAGGAAATAGGTCGGCAGAAATTTGCCCGCCATGATTTGAAAACGCGACAGCGGCGCCGCCCGAAGCCGCGTCATGGTCCCTTGTTGGCGCTCGGAAACGAATAGCCGCCCGACGACGAGCACTAGAAAATAGGCGAACGTGACCAAATACGTCGGCACCAGGATTTGGTACCGCGCCGCCCCGCGATTCAGCAGTCCGTTTTCCTCCGGCGTTTGATACGTCGTGATTGCCGCCGAGCCGGACGCGCGAGGCTTCGACCGTGTCAGGCCGGCCCAGGTGGTGGCGGTGAGATTGTAGTTCGGAAACAGGCGCGCCAATGCCGTTTGCACCAGGCCGCCCATTTGCTTGCCGACTTCGTTGAATGCCCTGCCGATCATCCACGGCAGCACGATTCGGAGCGTCGTGCCTTGCGCCACTTGCGCGATGATCGAGGAGGCGGTGAGCTGCGTCGGGTCGCGAAGCAATTGGGAATCGAGGGTTGCCAGATCGACGCCGTCGCGATCGAGCGGATTCACGCCGCCGACGAGAAACGAGCAGTTGGTCAGCCGCTGGCTAAAGTCCGGGCCAAACACCCACACGGCTGCCCGCCGCCCATGCTCGACGAGTTGTTTGGCTTCGTCCAACGTGGCGATCCGCTCGACGCGGATGCCGGCCGTTCCCGCCAGATCGTCTTGAAACTCCTGGGCCCAATGGTGCGGAATATCGGTCTTGCTTTGCGCATCGTGCTCGACGGATCCGCGGTCGAGATCGACGATCGAAATCCGCAGGCGATCGTCGGGCTTCTGCCCAAAACCTTCGCCGAGCGACAGCCCGAGCACCAAGATCAACAGCAGCGGCATGCCCATCAGTACGATGAGCGCGCGCCGATCGCGCCAAACGACGCGAAAATCCTTGCGAGCCAACGTCCAGATTGCCATAGGAAACTTTTCGCCCCATCAAAGGCCGGAAACTACGTGCGTGTCATTTTTCGGGCCGTCGCCGGCCGCCTCAATCCCGTAGGGTGCTGCCGGTGAGGTGCAAAAACACGCGTTCCAAATTTGGTTCGATCGTTTCGATGCTCAGCAGTTCGCTGCGCGTTTGCACCAGGATGGCGATCAATCGGGGCAATGCGTTTTTTACGTCGCGGCATTCGAGAGCGCCCCGACTTTCGCCCGACTCGCTCCAACGCGTGTCCGGCAGCCGGCTCAATTGCTCGCGCAGTTCGGGGGTGATTTTCGAAACGCGGAACCGAATCAATCCCGGAAGCAATTGCAAAAGGGCCGGCAGCGTGTCGCAAGCAATCAATCGCCCGTGATCGATGATCCCGACGCGTGAGCATAGCGTCTGCACTTCTTCGATGTAGTGGCTGATATAAAGAATCGTCGTGCCGCCTTGGTGGAGCCGGCGAATTTCTTCGAACAGATGCGCTCGCGACTGTGGATCGACGCCGACCGCCGGTTCGTCGAGCAGCACCAGTTTCGGTTCGTGTACCAGCGCCGCGCCGAGATTCAGCCGCCGCTTCATGCCGCCGGAAAACGTTGCGACCGGATGGTCGGCCTGGTCGACCAACCCTGTTGCATCGAGCAAATGAGCGACACGCTCGCGGAGTGCCGCTCCGGCCACGCCATACAGTCGGCCAAAGAACTCCAGGTTTTCGCGCGCCGTCAACTCACTGTAGAGGGCCAATTCCTGCGGCACGATGCCCAGTTGGCTCCGCAGCGTTCGGTCGGCGGGGTCGGCGCGACGGCCGAGAATCCGCGCCTCGCCCGACGACGGCTCCAGCAGGCAAGCCAAAATAGAAACGAGCGTGCTCTTGCCCGCCCCGTTCGGCCCGAGCAAACCGAATATCTCTCCTTGGGCCACCTGGAAGCTGACGCCATCGAGCGCTTTCGCTCCGCCGTAACTTTTCTGGAGGTCGACAACATCCACGAGCGGAGCGGTCATCGCGGAGTTCATCGGGGCCTGCGGGGTCTGGGATGCTTGGCGAGCATCGTACCACACGCGAGGCCCGAGCGGGACGCTCAAATAGAGCTTTCGATCGACGGTTGCGAGCCCGTGCCGCTCACGCGCGCATCGGCAAGCAGGGCGCAAATCAGCCAGACAAGTTCCAGCGGCGCCGCTGTTCCGGCCGTCAGCTCAGAATCTGCTGAAGGACATGCGCTTCTTCGACGCCGGTAAGCCGCACGTCGAGTCCTTGTTGCCTGACTGCCAGCCGGGTGTGGTCGATGCCCAGGCAGTGCAAGATCGTGGCGTTGAGGTCGCGAATGTGCACCGGGTTTTCAACGATATTGTAGCTGAAATCGTCGGTCGCGCCGTAGGCAGGACCTGGCTTGACGCCGCCGCCGGCCAACCAGATCGAAAAGCAGCGCGGATGATGATCGCGGCCGTAGTTGGTCGGAGTAAGCCTGCCCTGCGAGTAAACCGTTCGGCCAAATTCACCCCCCCAAACCACGAGCGTGTCGTCGAGCAACCCGCGCTGTTTGAGGTCTTTGACGAGGGCTGCCGAGGGCTGGTCGGTGTCGCGGCATTGTTTCGAGATATGATCCGGCAAATCGCCGTGCTGGTCCCACCCCATGTGATAGAGCTGCACGAATCGCACATCGCGCTCGATCAAGCGCCGGGCCAGAAGGCAATTCCGCGCGTAGCTGCCGGGGCGGTGAACATCCGGTCCGTACATGTCCAAAATGTACTGTGGCTCGTGGGAAATATCGGTCAGATCGGGCACGGCTGTTTGCATGCGGAATGCAAGCTCATATTGCTCGACGCGGGTGAGCGTTTCCGGGTCGCCGCTCGAAGCGTATTGATCGAGGTTGAGCGCCTTGATGTCGTCGAGCATCTGCCGCCGAGTCGAGCGGCTACACCCGGCTGGATTCGTAAGATATAAGACCGGCTCCTTGCCGCTGCGCATCTTTACGCCTTGATAACGAGACGGCAGGCAGCCGCTCCCCCACAGGCGATCGTAAAGCGGCTGATCCGAAAGCCCGCGCGACACCATCACGATGAACGTCGGCAAGTCTTCGTTCAAAGTGCCAAGGCCATAGGCAACCCAGGCGCCCATGCTGGGCCGGCCCGCCAATTGCGATCCGGTCTGGCAAAACGTAACGGCCGGATCGTGATTGATCGCCTCGGTGTGCATCGAGCGGATGATTCGCAGATTGTCGGCTGCGCCGGCCGTGTGCGGCAAAAGCTCGCTTACCCAGTTCCCGTTCTGGCCATGCTGGGCAAACTTGAAAATCGAGGCGGCGATCGGGAAGCTTTTCTGGCCGGAAGTCATCCCCGTCAGTCGCTGCCCCATCCGCACCTCGCTGGGCAGTTCCTGCCGCTGCCGGTCTCTGAGCTTCGGCTTATAGTCGAACAATTCAAGCTGCGAAGGAGCCCCGGCTTGAAAGAGATATACGACTCGTTTGGCCGCCGGCCGCCCGCCGGATCGAAACATAGACCGTTCGATTCCATCCTCCGCGCCCATTGCGTGCGGCGGGAGGGCGCCCGCGGATAGCGATCCCAACGCCGCGGTGCCCAAACACAGGCCCGACCGCTGCAGAAAAACTCGGCGATTGGTTCGCAGAGCGACGTCGAAGGGATTCATGCCGAACGGGTTCATATCGGTTCTCCGTGGACAACCATAAGCACGGCGGCCCGGCTCCCGGCGGCGAGCGCCTTGTCGCTCACGCAAGTCGAACCGCTAATGGTCGGTGATCGTTTCGTCGAGGTTCAACAGAATGCTGGCGATCGTCGCATAGGCCGCGAGGTCGATTTTGTCCAAATGGGAATCGGGAGAAAACTCCCCGACGCGCAAAAGCGTTTTCGCCGCGGCCGGATCTTTTCCGAACGCTTCGCGGTAGCGATCGTATGCCGCGGTTAGCCGCTCGACTTCTTTCGCCGCCGGCGCGCGACCGGTCGCGAGGCGAAATCCGTAGCGCAGGCGGGCGTCGATTTCTGTGCCGCCTTCCTGCATCATCCGCTGCGCCAGCGCTCGGGCGGCCTCGATATAGGTTTCGTCGTTCAACAGCGCGAGCGCCTGCAATGGCGTGTTGGTGGTCGAGCGTTTCGCGGTGCAGGATTCCCACGTTGGGGCATCGAACGTACTCGTCGTGGGATGCGGGACGGTCCGCTTGCGGTAAGTGTAAAGACTGCGGCGATGAAGGTTTTCGCCCGTGTCCTGCCGATAGGGGCCTTGGCCCGCGCCGCCCGCCAGTTCTTCCCACAGCCCCGCCGGTTGATAAGGCTTCACCGACGGGCCACCGATCTTCAGCGACAACAGGCCTGAGACCGCCAGTGCGTTGTCGCGAATCTGTTCGGCCGACAATCGATGTCGCGGCCCGCGGGCCAGCAGGCGATTTTCCGGATCGCGCTTCGCCAATTCGGCGGTAACGACCGACGATTGGCGATAGGTGGCGCTCGTGACGATCTCCTTTTCGAGGGCCTTGATATCCCAGCCAGAGCGGACCAACTCCGTCGCCAGCCAGTCGAGCAATTCCGGATTCGCAGGTGGTTCGCCTTGGGAGCCAAGATTATCGGGCGTCGTGACAAGCCCCGCGCCAAACAGCCGTCCCCAGATTCGATTTACTTCGACGCGTGCCACCAGCGGATTTGCCGGATCGACGAGCCAACGGGCCAATCCCAACCGATTGACCGGCGCGCCCTTGGGAAGTGGCGGCAAAAATTCAGGCACTCCCGGGTCGAGCGATCGGCTCGTATCCGGGGCGTCGTACTGCCCTCGCTTCAGAAGATAGGTCGGACGAGGTGTTTCCATTTCCTCGAGGACCATCACGGTGGGAATCGCCGCCTTGGAAAGATAGGCTTCTTTGTCGGCGCGAAGTTTGGCAAGAGCGTCTTGCCCTTTCGTTCGTGGAGTGTCGAGCGAGACCGACGCAAAATATTCCTTGAGAATCTTCTCGTGGACCGGATCCGTGCCGCCTGGCAATTTCACGGCAGCGGAAAGCGTCGATGCGATGAGAGTCCGGATTTCGTCGGACTTCAGGATTCGATCAAAGAATCCAAGATCGCCGAGCGCCCCTTTGTAAAACAGCGATGCCGATCGCGAGCCCAAACGGAAGGGCTGCGGAGTGGCAATGCTCGCGGTCAAAGCGTTTGCGACCACCTCCAGCGAGGCTTGCCGCCCATCCAAATAAATCCTGATGCCCTGCGCCTTGCTCGATCCATCGTAGGTGATGCAAAGATGATTCCATTGCCCCATGCGGAGACGCTCTTTGGTCGCGACTTTAATGGCATTGTCGGGCCAATGATGGACCATGTGGAGTTCCAGGTGCCCATCGGCCAAGACAAGCGTGTCGAAACCACGATTGGCGGACGAGTCGTCCATCTTGCTCCAGAGCGCCCCTGGACCATCGGGGCGAACCCAACAGCAAAGCGAAAACACGCCCTCGCGATTCAACGGAATGGCTTCGCCGAGATCGACGTACGCCTTCGGCTCCCCGGGCAACTGCAATGCCTTGCCCAAAAGCCCATCGCTCCACGAGAGCTTGCTGCCGGCGAACCTTCCCAGAAGGACTTTGCCGTCCGGTTGATGCTCCTTACCGGTCGCGATCTGCAAATCTCCGCTTAGCGGCGCGCCGACAACGGCAACCGGTGACGGTTTCGACGGCGGCGTGTCGTGGATCGCTTTCCGCCACTTGGCGAATGCCCCGTCGTCGCCATTGTGTGCCGCGGCGACATCGCGTTCCGCCTTGGCAATCGCCATGTCGAACTCGGCGATCCGTCGCTGCTGGTCCGGCTGGACGACGCGCACCATCGGCCCGGTGTTTCCACGCGTTTCGGAATAAAAACCGCGATCCTTGGTGCTATTGAAGAAGGCCAGGAAGCGGTAGAACTCGCGCTGGCTGATCGGATCGTATTTATGATCGTGGCATCGCGCGCAGCCCATCGTCAGCCCCAGCAGCACTGCCGATGTTGTCTCGACGCGATCGATCATGTTTTCGATCCGCCATTCTTCCTCGATCGAGCCGGCCTCGGTAACCGAGCGGTTGTTGCGCAAAAACCCTGTCGCGATCCTTTGCGACACCGTCGCGTGAGGAAGCAGATCGCCGGCCAATTGTTCGACGACGAACTCGTCGTAGCGCATGTTGCCGTTGTAGGCCTGAATGACCCAATCGCGCCACGGCGACATATCGCGCGCAAAATCGTTCTGGTAGCCGTTCGTATCGGCGAACCGGGCTCCGTCGAGCCATTCCACCGCCATTCGCTCGCCGTAATGGGGCGAAGCAAGCAGCCGATCGACGACCTTCTCGTAGGCTTGGTCCGACGCATCGTTCAGGAAAGCGTCGATTTCCTCGAGCGTCGGCGGCAGCCCCGTCAGATCGAACGACAGCCGGCGAATCAGCGCCGCGCGGCTCGCCTCGGGCGACGGCTTGAGCCCTTCCGCGTCCAACCGCGCGCGGACCAATCGGTCGATGGGACTGCGCGCCCAATGCGGATCTTTCAGCGCCGGCTCCGCGGGCCGCACGGGCGGAACGAACGCCCAATGCTTCTGCCACTCCGCTCCTTCGGCAATCCAGCGCCGCAGCAATTCGATTTCATCTTTCGATAGCGTCTTGCCCGATTTCTTGGGAGGCATCCGCTCGCTGGCGTCGTCGGCCGTGATCCGGCGAATCAATTCGCTCGACTCCGGCTTGCCCGGCACGATCGGGTGTTCGCCCGAGTCGGCCATTCCTAAAGCGCTCTTCTGCTGATCGAGCCGGAACCCACCTTTCCGGTCCGCCGCATCGGGCCCATGACAGCGAAAACACCTGTCGCTGAACAGTGGCCGAATCTCGTGGTCAAAATCGACCTTCGTGCCGGCCGGCGAGGCGGCGATGGGCGGCGCAGCTTCGACGGCAATCCTATTTCCGCCGACGGCCACGAAGAAGATCAGCGCGGCGACGCGCGGGCGCGAACGAAATAGCGGGGCGAGATATTTCAACATCACGAAAACTTTCATCTACCCAAAAACGGCGTGGGATGCCTGGCGGGAGGCAGATGTCAACCGGGGTCATTGTAGCCAGTGTAGCGCCTGGTTGGATACGGTCGAGGCGCCAATCGTCCGCGTTTTTGTGGTCGTGGACAATCCGGCTGGGCGGCCGTGGGCGGAAGCGGTCGAATCCGAATCAGGGGGGAATCCATGATTCGTCCACAGTTCTACCACTTGGCGTGCGCTTCCTTATTATTTCTCGGCGGCAGGGCTTTGCTCGCCCAGGCTCCGGAGCCGACGCCCAACCCTGCCGAACAACGTCAGCAAGCAGCCACCACAGCTTTCTTAACAACACGCAGGTTACCGGAAGCGGATTGAATCAACTCGCGAATCTTCACGATCTCGTATCAATCGATTTAAGTGGCACAGCGCTGACGGATGCAGGTGCAAAGGGCCTCGCCTTCCTTACAAGCCTCACGGCGATCGATCTCAGCGACACCTCGATTTCCGATGCCGGCGTGAAGCAACTCTCGCATCTCAAGCAATTGTGGGCAGTGCGCCTTCAAGGCGCCAAGCTGACGGACGCCGGCCTGAAGGAGTTGACCACGCTCGTCAATATCACGGATCTTGACCTCCGCGATACCAAGGTAGGCTCGACGGCACGGGTGTGCGGGATACCGGATTGAAGCAGCTCGCCGCGCTGACGGACCTGTCGGTGCTTGGCCTCGACAATACGAAGGTCACGGACTACCGGCTGAAGGAACTCGTCGGTCTGAAGAATCTTTCCAAGCTCTTTCTCGACGGCACCCGAGTCACCGACGCCGGCATCAAAGAGCTGAAGGCAGCCTTGCCCGATTGTGCCATCAATCGGAAATAAGACGCCGCCTCGAGAAATTTTGTCTTCGCGGCATGCATCTGGCACAGCTACGGCAAAACTGGTTCAGCGCCGCCGCTATGGTTGCGTGTGGCGCCGCCAAAGGCCTAAACTGGCGCTTCTAGCGGGGCGAGTTTCCGAACTGTCGCACTTCCGAATCAGGAAAAGTCGTGAGGCATGTGCCGCCGAAGCGCATTGCCACCGGCTGCCATTTCCCGCTGGCGATAAAGAGCAGGAAAAAGGCCCGCGCTTATGCGTGATCGGGATTGCAAAAGGCTACTGATCGTCGGCGCCAGTGCCCGATCGGCGGCGATGTCGGCGATTCGAAGCGGGTTCGAGCCTTGGGCGGCGGATCGATTCGGAGACATCGATCTCCGCGAATGCGCCGAATCGATTCAGCTTGCCGACTATCCGGCAGGCTTGCAACAAGCGACAGCAACCGCGCCGCCGGGTCCGTGGATGTATACCGGCGCGCTCGAGAACCAGCCGGAGTTGATCGATCGAATCAGCCAAGGGCGGATGCTCTATGGTATCGGCGGCCAGGCGTTGCGAGCGGTCCGCGATCCGCTGCGCGTTGCTGCGGTGCTGCGAGATGCTGGATTAAATGCGCCGAGG
It includes:
- a CDS encoding ABC transporter permease, coding for MAIWTLARKDFRVVWRDRRALIVLMGMPLLLILVLGLSLGEGFGQKPDDRLRISIVDLDRGSVEHDAQSKTDIPHHWAQEFQDDLAGTAGIRVERIATLDEAKQLVEHGRRAAVWVFGPDFSQRLTNCSFLVGGVNPLDRDGVDLATLDSQLLRDPTQLTASSIIAQVAQGTTLRIVLPWMIGRAFNEVGKQMGGLVQTALARLFPNYNLTATTWAGLTRSKPRASGSAAITTYQTPEENGLLNRGAARYQILVPTYLVTFAYFLVLVVGRLFVSERQQGTMTRLRAAPLSRFQIMAGKFLPTYFLSVLQGVFLLVAGKLAFAMSWGDQPLWLVPVVLTTSLSAMGLALVVAALSRTESQVAIYGTLVVLALAGASGSLLGDRELMPAAMQRISLFTPQAWALDAYRQLLANPAGPNLWIVGECCGVLTLFGAGLIVIGWKILRLDAAA
- a CDS encoding ABC transporter ATP-binding protein; protein product: MNSAMTAPLVDVVDLQKSYGGAKALDGVSFQVAQGEIFGLLGPNGAGKSTLVSILACLLEPSSGEARILGRRADPADRTLRSQLGIVPQELALYSELTARENLEFFGRLYGVAGAALRERVAHLLDATGLVDQADHPVATFSGGMKRRLNLGAALVHEPKLVLLDEPAVGVDPQSRAHLFEEIRRLHQGGTTILYISHYIEEVQTLCSRVGIIDHGRLIACDTLPALLQLLPGLIRFRVSKITPELREQLSRLPDTRWSESGESRGALECRDVKNALPRLIAILVQTRSELLSIETIEPNLERVFLHLTGSTLRD
- a CDS encoding DUF1501 domain-containing protein, whose product is MNPFGMNPFDVALRTNRRVFLQRSGLCLGTAALGSLSAGALPPHAMGAEDGIERSMFRSGGRPAAKRVVYLFQAGAPSQLELFDYKPKLRDRQRQELPSEVRMGQRLTGMTSGQKSFPIAASIFKFAQHGQNGNWVSELLPHTAGAADNLRIIRSMHTEAINHDPAVTFCQTGSQLAGRPSMGAWVAYGLGTLNEDLPTFIVMVSRGLSDQPLYDRLWGSGCLPSRYQGVKMRSGKEPVLYLTNPAGCSRSTRRQMLDDIKALNLDQYASSGDPETLTRVEQYELAFRMQTAVPDLTDISHEPQYILDMYGPDVHRPGSYARNCLLARRLIERDVRFVQLYHMGWDQHGDLPDHISKQCRDTDQPSAALVKDLKQRGLLDDTLVVWGGEFGRTVYSQGRLTPTNYGRDHHPRCFSIWLAGGGVKPGPAYGATDDFSYNIVENPVHIRDLNATILHCLGIDHTRLAVRQQGLDVRLTGVEEAHVLQQILS
- a CDS encoding DUF1553 domain-containing protein; its protein translation is MKVFVMLKYLAPLFRSRPRVAALIFFVAVGGNRIAVEAAPPIAASPAGTKVDFDHEIRPLFSDRCFRCHGPDAADRKGGFRLDQQKSALGMADSGEHPIVPGKPESSELIRRITADDASERMPPKKSGKTLSKDEIELLRRWIAEGAEWQKHWAFVPPVRPAEPALKDPHWARSPIDRLVRARLDAEGLKPSPEASRAALIRRLSFDLTGLPPTLEEIDAFLNDASDQAYEKVVDRLLASPHYGERMAVEWLDGARFADTNGYQNDFARDMSPWRDWVIQAYNGNMRYDEFVVEQLAGDLLPHATVSQRIATGFLRNNRSVTEAGSIEEEWRIENMIDRVETTSAVLLGLTMGCARCHDHKYDPISQREFYRFLAFFNSTKDRGFYSETRGNTGPMVRVVQPDQQRRIAEFDMAIAKAERDVAAAHNGDDGAFAKWRKAIHDTPPSKPSPVAVVGAPLSGDLQIATGKEHQPDGKVLLGRFAGSKLSWSDGLLGKALQLPGEPKAYVDLGEAIPLNREGVFSLCCWVRPDGPGALWSKMDDSSANRGFDTLVLADGHLELHMVHHWPDNAIKVATKERLRMGQWNHLCITYDGSSKAQGIRIYLDGRQASLEVVANALTASIATPQPFRLGSRSASLFYKGALGDLGFFDRILKSDEIRTLIASTLSAAVKLPGGTDPVHEKILKEYFASVSLDTPRTKGQDALAKLRADKEAYLSKAAIPTVMVLEEMETPRPTYLLKRGQYDAPDTSRSLDPGVPEFLPPLPKGAPVNRLGLARWLVDPANPLVARVEVNRIWGRLFGAGLVTTPDNLGSQGEPPANPELLDWLATELVRSGWDIKALEKEIVTSATYRQSSVVTAELAKRDPENRLLARGPRHRLSAEQIRDNALAVSGLLSLKIGGPSVKPYQPAGLWEELAGGAGQGPYRQDTGENLHRRSLYTYRKRTVPHPTTSTFDAPTWESCTAKRSTTNTPLQALALLNDETYIEAARALAQRMMQEGGTEIDARLRYGFRLATGRAPAAKEVERLTAAYDRYREAFGKDPAAAKTLLRVGEFSPDSHLDKIDLAAYATIASILLNLDETITDH